In Dehalogenimonas etheniformans, one genomic interval encodes:
- a CDS encoding acyl-CoA carboxylase subunit beta yields the protein MNDKLTELEAKKKEIAEGGGEARVKAQHARGKLTARERIEKLLDPGSFTELSAFCSHRSTDFGLADTVHSGDAVVTGSGTIGGRKVFLYSQDFTVLGGSISEVVGQKVRQIVDMAIDQGAPLIAINDSGGARIQEGVASLCGVGDILLLNALASGSIPQISIIVGPSAGGAVYGPALTDFVFMVKGMGQMYITGPDVVKAVTGEEVTHEALGGADVHARKSGVSHFTFNSEVDCYEAVRRLLSFIPSSFKEAPPRVATKKTHGPQNDETLNTIVPDDPKKAYDMKKVITAVIDNGDFMEVHAAFAPNMIVGFARVDGQSVGIVAQQPNYLAGVIDINASVKAARFVRFCDAFNIPLVSFVDVPGFMPGVDQEHGGIIRHGAKLIFAYAEATVPKITVITRKAYGGAYIVMSSRHLRGDINLAWPCAEIAVMGAEGAVAVIHRKKIAESAEPEAERQRCVSKYREKFDNPYQAAALGYVDDVIVPAETRPRLIQALKVLAGKRGRNPAKKHGNIPL from the coding sequence ATGAATGATAAATTGACCGAACTCGAAGCTAAAAAGAAAGAAATTGCCGAGGGTGGTGGCGAGGCGAGGGTAAAAGCGCAGCACGCCCGCGGCAAGTTGACGGCGCGTGAGCGTATCGAAAAATTACTCGATCCCGGTTCCTTCACCGAGTTATCAGCGTTTTGCTCGCATCGATCTACGGATTTTGGATTAGCTGATACTGTCCATTCGGGAGATGCCGTCGTTACCGGTTCAGGCACAATCGGCGGACGGAAGGTTTTCCTGTATTCTCAGGATTTTACGGTACTCGGCGGATCCATTTCCGAAGTCGTTGGCCAGAAGGTCCGCCAGATTGTTGACATGGCCATCGATCAAGGCGCTCCTTTGATAGCGATTAATGATTCAGGCGGTGCCCGGATTCAGGAAGGCGTGGCCTCATTGTGCGGCGTCGGCGATATTCTGCTCCTGAATGCGTTAGCATCAGGGTCGATACCCCAGATCTCGATCATTGTGGGTCCATCGGCGGGCGGCGCCGTTTACGGCCCCGCTTTGACCGATTTTGTCTTTATGGTTAAAGGCATGGGGCAGATGTATATCACCGGTCCGGATGTGGTTAAAGCGGTCACCGGCGAAGAAGTTACCCATGAAGCTCTTGGTGGTGCAGATGTCCATGCCCGGAAGAGCGGGGTCTCCCATTTCACTTTTAATTCCGAGGTAGATTGCTACGAAGCTGTCCGGAGGCTGTTATCCTTTATCCCGTCGAGCTTCAAAGAAGCCCCGCCCCGGGTGGCGACAAAGAAAACTCACGGCCCGCAGAACGATGAGACACTAAACACCATCGTGCCGGATGATCCTAAAAAAGCCTACGACATGAAAAAGGTCATCACCGCAGTCATCGACAATGGCGATTTTATGGAAGTGCACGCTGCCTTTGCCCCCAATATGATCGTCGGTTTTGCGCGTGTTGACGGTCAGAGTGTAGGCATCGTCGCCCAACAGCCGAACTATCTGGCGGGCGTCATTGATATTAACGCCTCCGTCAAAGCGGCTCGTTTCGTCCGTTTTTGCGATGCATTCAACATTCCGCTTGTCAGTTTTGTCGACGTACCCGGCTTCATGCCCGGCGTTGACCAGGAGCACGGCGGCATTATCCGCCACGGCGCAAAGCTTATATTCGCTTACGCCGAGGCGACAGTACCCAAGATCACTGTCATCACCCGGAAAGCCTACGGCGGAGCTTATATCGTCATGAGTTCACGTCACTTACGAGGCGATATCAACCTGGCATGGCCTTGCGCCGAAATCGCCGTCATGGGTGCCGAGGGAGCCGTGGCTGTTATCCACCGTAAAAAGATCGCCGAGTCCGCCGAACCGGAAGCCGAACGCCAGCGCTGCGTCTCCAAGTACCGGGAGAAATTTGATAACCCCTATCAGGCAGCGGCTCTCGGCTACGTAGACGATGTCATCGTCCCAGCCGAGACGCGTCCGCGCTTGATCCAAGCGCTCAAGGTCCTCGCCGGAAAGCGGGGTAGGAACCCGGCCAAAAAACACGGGAATATTCCCCTGTAA
- a CDS encoding pyruvate carboxylase subunit B → MPVQPLKITDLTLRDGHQSLLATRMRTDDILGIIGDMDQVGFHSMEVWGGATFDVPIRFLNEDPWDRLREMKKRATRTPLQMLLRGQNLVGYRNYADDVVTAFVGHAADCGVDIFRVFDAVNDERNFETALKAIKSKGKHAQLAISYSLTERVMGGPVYNLEYYVEKAKTFEDMGADSFCIKDMAGIIAPNDAYTLVKALKKAIKIPIQFHSHYTSGMASMSMLKAVEAGADIVDTCLAPWALRTSHPAVEPMVVSLTGTPRDTGLDLHQLLKIGDYFETISPKYRDFMDTTKMAVIDTAVLEHQVPGGMISNLVSQLREAGALNRIDEVYDEIPRVRREMGFPPLVTPTSQIVGIQAVQNVLFGRYKVISAQVKDYFYGLYGRPPMPVEPEIQKLALKGYERGEVPITVRPADVLKPELEAAKEATKGIARDIGDVLTYALYPQVGLRFLKWKYGLENPPADTKPRTLEDVKREDDLVTKAKSGKLVEKSAEKVNPVPTATLIAPVGGLRHFNVHLDGKVYCVGVEPTASVAPAATYIAPPSVATPAAQLDSKPLSPAPVEIKPVAAKAIEQAKPAEAPRPVEAPIAKTEAKLPPAGSEPCGEDVLAPMPGVILRYEVKVGDKVKSGDTVVVLEAMKMAIDLPSTTDGTVAAIKFGVGDRVSRDDVLAIIAP, encoded by the coding sequence ATGCCGGTCCAGCCACTGAAAATCACTGATCTTACTCTTCGCGACGGCCACCAGTCACTCCTCGCCACCCGAATGCGAACCGATGACATTCTGGGAATCATCGGCGACATGGATCAGGTCGGTTTTCATTCCATGGAAGTTTGGGGCGGCGCCACCTTTGACGTGCCGATCCGTTTCCTGAATGAAGACCCCTGGGACCGCCTGCGCGAGATGAAAAAGCGTGCAACCAGAACTCCCCTCCAGATGTTACTCCGAGGGCAAAACCTGGTTGGCTACCGCAATTACGCCGACGATGTCGTCACAGCCTTTGTAGGGCATGCCGCGGATTGTGGCGTCGACATCTTTCGCGTCTTTGACGCTGTAAATGATGAAAGAAACTTCGAGACGGCCCTTAAAGCGATCAAATCCAAAGGCAAGCACGCGCAGCTCGCCATCAGCTACTCGCTGACCGAGCGGGTTATGGGTGGTCCTGTCTATAACCTCGAATACTACGTCGAAAAAGCCAAAACCTTCGAGGACATGGGCGCAGACTCGTTCTGCATCAAGGATATGGCGGGTATCATCGCGCCAAACGATGCCTACACCTTGGTCAAAGCCTTGAAGAAAGCCATTAAGATTCCCATTCAGTTCCATTCACACTACACCTCCGGTATGGCCTCGATGAGCATGCTGAAAGCGGTAGAAGCTGGTGCTGATATCGTGGATACCTGTCTTGCTCCCTGGGCGTTACGCACCTCACATCCCGCCGTTGAGCCGATGGTGGTGTCTTTGACCGGTACTCCTCGTGATACCGGTCTTGATCTTCATCAATTACTCAAGATCGGTGATTATTTCGAAACTATCTCACCGAAGTATCGTGACTTTATGGACACAACCAAAATGGCGGTTATCGACACCGCGGTGCTGGAACACCAGGTACCCGGCGGCATGATCTCTAACCTTGTTTCCCAGCTCCGCGAAGCAGGAGCTCTCAACCGCATCGACGAGGTCTATGACGAAATACCTCGCGTTCGCAGGGAGATGGGTTTCCCGCCGCTTGTCACTCCAACGTCCCAGATCGTGGGAATCCAGGCGGTGCAGAACGTTCTCTTCGGACGATACAAAGTTATCTCCGCCCAGGTCAAGGACTACTTTTACGGCCTGTACGGGCGGCCGCCGATGCCGGTCGAACCGGAGATCCAGAAATTGGCGTTAAAAGGCTACGAACGCGGCGAGGTGCCAATTACCGTTCGTCCCGCCGATGTCCTCAAACCTGAACTCGAAGCTGCCAAGGAAGCCACAAAAGGCATCGCCAGGGATATCGGTGACGTTTTAACCTATGCATTGTACCCGCAGGTTGGTCTCCGTTTCCTCAAATGGAAATACGGCCTGGAGAATCCACCCGCCGATACCAAACCCAGAACTCTCGAGGATGTAAAACGAGAAGACGATCTTGTTACCAAAGCCAAGTCTGGCAAGTTGGTGGAAAAGTCAGCAGAAAAAGTTAACCCGGTCCCGACCGCCACGCTAATTGCCCCCGTAGGTGGACTTCGCCATTTCAATGTCCATCTGGATGGTAAAGTCTATTGCGTTGGCGTCGAACCGACCGCCTCTGTTGCTCCGGCCGCTACGTATATCGCACCGCCCTCTGTCGCGACACCAGCTGCTCAACTTGACTCAAAGCCGTTGTCTCCTGCTCCAGTTGAAATCAAACCCGTCGCCGCCAAGGCGATCGAACAGGCCAAACCTGCGGAAGCTCCCAGGCCGGTCGAGGCACCGATTGCCAAGACCGAGGCAAAGTTACCTCCCGCTGGGTCCGAACCCTGCGGCGAAGATGTGCTTGCCCCTATGCCCGGAGTCATTCTCCGATACGAAGTCAAAGTCGGGGACAAGGTTAAGTCAGGTGACACCGTAGTGGTCCTTGAAGCGATGAAAATGGCCATTGATCTGCCTTCGACGACCGACGGCACCGTTGCCGCGATCAAGTTCGGCGTCGGTGATCGTGTCTCCCGCGACGATGTGCTTGCGATAATTGCTCCTTAA
- a CDS encoding replication-associated recombination protein A, which yields MPQDMFEAHFEKLRDVTAPLAARMRPQTLADYVGQEHLVGEGRALRRAIDAGELPSIILWGPPGSGKTTLAHLMAKANQAYFAQVSAVSAGVADLRKIIEEAKQRRLGQNQKTILFIDEIHRFNKGQQDTILPYVEDGTVTLIGATTENPSFEVISPLLSRARTYVLKGLTGEQMRTILDRAISDTERGIGTSNVILSDEAAAQIVNLASGDARIALNILELAARTTPPDKAGKRNVSVEAVEDAAQAKTLLYDRAGEQHYDIISALHKSLRGSDPDASLYWLGRMLEAGEDPLFVVRRLIRFASEDIGMADPQALVIAIAAQQAVHFVGMPECNVALAQCVVYLATAPKSNSLYTAYKRVQETISKNPIEPVPLHLRNAPTGLMKDLGYGKGYKYAHDFPGGFVKQQNLPDSLKNKRFYFPTDIGQEKIIAARLKNWFPEREEKIRE from the coding sequence ATGCCCCAGGACATGTTCGAAGCACATTTTGAAAAACTGAGAGACGTAACGGCGCCGCTGGCAGCCCGGATGCGTCCGCAGACCCTGGCTGATTACGTTGGGCAAGAGCATCTCGTTGGGGAGGGCCGTGCCTTGCGACGGGCGATCGACGCCGGGGAACTGCCATCGATCATACTTTGGGGTCCGCCGGGTTCCGGCAAGACGACCCTGGCGCACCTCATGGCCAAGGCAAACCAGGCCTATTTTGCCCAGGTGAGCGCAGTTTCGGCAGGCGTCGCTGACTTACGCAAGATAATAGAGGAAGCAAAGCAGAGGCGGCTGGGGCAGAACCAAAAAACCATTCTCTTTATTGATGAGATCCACCGCTTTAATAAGGGTCAACAAGATACCATTTTGCCCTATGTTGAAGACGGCACTGTGACTCTCATCGGCGCGACGACGGAGAATCCATCGTTTGAGGTCATCTCTCCGTTATTGTCGAGAGCGCGTACCTATGTCCTTAAGGGTTTGACCGGCGAACAGATGCGGACGATCCTCGATCGTGCGATTTCTGACACAGAACGCGGCATAGGCACATCCAACGTCATTTTGTCAGATGAGGCGGCCGCCCAGATCGTTAACCTCGCCAGCGGTGACGCTCGCATTGCCCTCAATATTTTGGAACTCGCCGCCCGCACCACGCCGCCGGACAAAGCCGGCAAGCGCAACGTCTCTGTCGAAGCCGTCGAGGACGCCGCCCAAGCCAAGACACTCCTGTATGATCGGGCAGGGGAGCAGCATTACGATATTATCTCGGCTTTACATAAATCACTTCGCGGCTCCGATCCGGATGCCTCTCTTTATTGGTTGGGCCGGATGCTGGAGGCTGGCGAAGACCCGCTGTTCGTCGTTCGCCGTTTGATCCGATTTGCTTCAGAGGACATAGGGATGGCCGATCCGCAAGCATTGGTGATTGCGATTGCAGCTCAGCAGGCGGTTCATTTTGTAGGTATGCCGGAGTGTAACGTGGCGCTTGCGCAGTGTGTAGTATACCTGGCCACGGCTCCCAAGAGTAACTCGCTTTACACCGCTTATAAGCGAGTGCAAGAAACCATATCCAAAAATCCCATCGAACCGGTGCCTCTCCACCTTCGCAACGCTCCAACGGGACTGATGAAGGACCTGGGTTACGGTAAGGGCTACAAGTATGCCCATGACTTCCCCGGCGGCTTTGTGAAGCAGCAGAACCTGCCGGATTCGCTCAAAAACAAACGCTTTTACTTTCCGACGGATATCGGGCAGGAGAAGATCATCGCAGCCAGGCTTAAGAACTGGTTCCCGGAGCGCGAAGAAAAAATCCGCGAGTAG